A region of the Ovis canadensis isolate MfBH-ARS-UI-01 breed Bighorn chromosome 10, ARS-UI_OviCan_v2, whole genome shotgun sequence genome:
TCGCTTACTCCCCCAACCCTCTCTCCTTCTCAGGGCTGACCTTCTTGCTTATGTTTGGGTCCATCCCGTCCTTTCCCATCCCCCTTCAGCTTTCAAGTGTCTCTCCACCTGGGAAGGCTGGGGAGGATGTCCTTGGCCCTCCAGCTCCCTTGGTCTAGCCCCCTTACTTTCTTCTCCTTAAATCCAAAGTTCTTAAAAGAATTGTCTCCGTTTGCAGCAGTCTCTTCCTGCCTATTCactgttatttgttattttattcactcattttttggacaaatttagattttatttttaatttattatttttaattaatttattttaattggaggctaattactttacaatattgtagtggttttgccatacatgaatcctccacgggtgtacacgtgttccccatcctgaacccccctcccacctccctccccgccccatccctctgggtcatcccagtgcaccagcccctagcaccctgtctcatgcatcgaacctggattggtgatctgtttcacacaagataatgtacatgtttcgatgctattctctcagatcatcccaccctcttcctatcccacagagtccaaaagtctgttctctatatctgtgtctcttttgctgtctcacatatagggtcatcattaccatctttctaaactccatatatatgcattagtatactgtattggtgtttttctttctgacttacttcactctgtataatagactccagtttcatccacctcattagaacggattcaaatgtaatctttttaatggctgagtaatactccattgtgtatatgtaccacagctttcttatccattcatctgctgatggacatctaggttgtttccatgtcctggctattataaacagtgctgccatgaacattggggtacacgtgtctctttctattctggtttcctcagtgtgtatgcccagcagtgggattgctgggtcatatggcagttctatttctagttttttaaggaatctccacactgttctccatagtggctgtactggtttgcattcccaccaacagtgtaagagggttcccttgtctccgcaccctttccagcatttattgtttgcagacttttggatcgcagccgttCTGACTGGCGTATGCACCCATCTTTTGAACTGTCAGTCCGTGCTCACAGCACAGAACCCACAGCGCTCCAAAAGGCACGGAGTGGAGCGTCTTTCTCCCGTGGGTGTCCCCGCGCCCCTGTCTCTCCCCAGAGGCAGCCCCCGCCGTCGGCCTCTGTGAGTCTTTGCAGAGGGCGTGCGCACTCTCACGCTCTTTTTATTCATCTGTTTGGCGCACTGGGGTTCGTTGCTGCGCGCGGGCTTTCTCTGCTTGCACTGAGCGGGGGCTTcgctctagctgtggtgctcaaGAGTCTCActgcgggggcttctctggttgtggagtgTGAGCTGTAGAGGGCAGGCTTCCAGAGTCGCGGCACACCAGCGCAGTTGCCCTGCAGCGTGCGGAATCTTCTCAcagcagggatccaacccatggcccctgcattggcggtgaattcttaagcactggaccaccatgcAAGCCCTGCATACGTAtgttcttgtttgtttatttattcattggccATACCATGCGGCTTGTGGGGTTTCAGTTtaccaactagggattgaaccagggcccttggcagtgaaagtgcagagtcctagccactgagtCAGCTcagttaccccatggactacagcacaccaggcctccctgtccatcagcaactcccggagtttactcaaactcatgtccatcgagtctatgatgccatccaaccatctcatcctctgtcgttcccttctcctcctgccttcaatccttcccagcatcagtttttccagtgagtcagttcttcgcatcaggtggccaaagtattggagcttcagcttcagcatcagtccttccaaggaacattcaggactcatttccttcaggatggactggttggatctccttgcagtccaagggactctcaagagtcttctccaacaccacagttcaaaagcatcaattcttcagcactcatccaactctcacatccacacatgactactagagaaaccataattggactggacagacctttgtcagcaaagtaatgtctctgcttttcaatataccactgaaccaccagagaattcccctgtttgtattttttatacaaatttggccactttggccaccggatgcaaagaaccgactcctCGGAAAAAACCAtgacactggaaaagattgagggcagaaggagaaggggacaacagaggatagatggttggatggcatcaccgactcaatggacatgagtctgagtaagctgcgggagttgctgatggacagggaagcctggcgtgctgcagtccatggggtcacagagagtgggacacgaccgagcgactgaacaacaaatacaaaTGGAGGCATTTAGATACATTTTCTACCCTTtgcctttttcacttaaaatatctTAGGTGTGTGTTCTTACATCAGTATATTCAAAGCTGCTTCATCCTTTCAAATTGTTGCCAAGATCCCTTTGTGAGGATGTGCCAGGAATTCTCTGCTGCGGACACTGAAACCGTTTCTAGGCCTTTGTTCTAACAGACACGCTGCAAGGAGCAGCCTTGCATAGAGAGGATTTTTCCAGCCTGTGAGCCCATCTGTAGGATAAATCCACAGAAATGAAATTACACTTTGCATTTTGGAATCAAGTTTTCTCCATAAAATTTGCACCAGTTCAGCCACGCACAGCAACGTAGGCCTCATTTCCCCTCATGCTCTCCCATAGACTGTTCTAACAAGGGTGTTTATTTTCACCAGCCAGATAGGTGCAAAGGAATACTTtaaatgtgcatttctttttataagtGCTGTCAAGCATTTTTCTTATGTTGAAGAGTCATTTGAATTTTCCCTTCTGTGGAATCTCTGTTCCCATCCTTTGCCCAGTTTTTCCATCGGTGGTATTTTAATGATTCCTCGGAACTCTCCTGGTCTGCGGTATGAGCTGCAAATACTTTTAGTCACAATGATGCTTTGGAGCATGTGTTCTGTGCCCAATAAATGGAGCAAACCAAACTGCTGTCTTATTGGCTCCGGCGCCCCCCTCACTGAGGAGTCCCAAGGCCTTTCTGTGTATTCTCTCCTTCTCCCATGATGTCAGCATCTGATAGTGCGGATCCATCCTTCCTGAACTCGCCTTTTCTTCCTGCATCACTACTTCATCTTGGGTCTCCTCCCACTTCTCTGGCTGGGACTTCTCTTATTCCTTCCGAAACGCCCATTACAAGCGCCCTGGGGAGAGGAGGTCTTGAACTCAGCATCAGTGCCTCCGAGGGCTGAGCCTCTGCAGGCTGTAAGGAGGTTTTCCAGCGCCTTCCACCTCTTGGAAGATGCAGCCAGTGGCATCTTGTCTGAATCCAAGGCAGGCTCAGGATGGTCCCCGGGCTCTTCTTTACCAGCCCCccatgatgctttcaaactggtgttggagaagactcttgagagtcccttggacagcaagaagatcaaaccagtccatcataaaggaaatcggtcctgaattttcactggaagaactgatgctgaagctgaagcatctagtactttggccacctgatgcgaagagccaactgatttgaaaagaccctgatgctgggaaagattgaaggcaggaggagaaggggacgacagaggatgagacggttggatggcatcactgactcgatggacaaactcgatgagcaaactccagccacggtgaagaaaagggaagcctggtgggctagagtccacggggttgcaaagagttgggcacaactgagtgactgaatatcaAGTTCAACAAGTCTGAAATTAGTCTTATATCGGCTCTCTCACAACTGCTCCTCCCAACGGCCTCCTCTCCCCTGGGCTCCCACCACTCTCCCCGTCCTCCTAGGCCTGAAGCTTCAACCTCCCCAGCCCAGCAGCAGAGACACGCAGTCATTTCCACCCCTCAGCCCTGCCCGGCCCCGCTGTCAGCACACCCATCTCCAGGTGCCCCTCTCATCAGCGGGAGCCCACACTTCCTCCTGCcgcagccctgcccagccccctccctctgctcagGAGACCCGGGCCCTCTCCTGCAGCACCCCCTTACTCCTCAGGCGGGGACTCTGCACACAGCTAGAACCTGACACCAGTTCATGAAGCCTGGATTCACATGAGGTTACATGTAgccctggtgggcttcccagaggcatctagtggtaaagaacccacctgccaatgctagaGACCTAAGAGGTGTGGATTgcatccctaagttgggaagacccccgggaggaggaaatggccacccacttcagtgtgcttgcctggggaatcccatgggcagaggagcctggcaggctacagtccatggggccgcaaagagccggacacttcggaagggacttagcatgcacacacgtagaGTCCTAGTACTGGCAGAAGGCATTTCCAAAAGCAAAAAAATGTCTCCTGTTCTGCtgttaaaatacatattaatactatatatctctctatatagtataaaatgtatactatatatatagtatactatgtgtgtgtgtatatatatagatacttGGCTATTTCTTTAGACATAACAGTGTTTTTGGTGTGTTTGTTGCCATTGTtgtttttatctctttgtttAACTTATTTAGTTAATCAGCCAGAACCTATTACTCTTTCTCAGCTTGGCTTCCAGTTTCCCTGCTGAGCCTCCTGCTAAGGCTCCCAGAGAAACCTGGGACGAGAGCCCATCGCTAAGACCTGGGTCCCGGGTCCACCCAGCAGGACCCGCCGGGCGTCAACCCCGCAGACTTTGGCCGGCGTCCCCCATCCACCCCACGACCCCGCCGTCTGTGTCCTGTTCCGCCGGcgcccccagcacacacacaagtTCACTGCGGGAAACGGGCCTCCAGCCAGGCGCCCAGCAGAGCCTCAGACACCCTGAGTGCTCCCGGACGGTGGAAAGAGTCCCGGGAATCCGGCATGTCGTGGGGTCGCGGGGCTCAGCACCCGTGgattcctccctctcccccaccctgccACACTCAGACTCACGAGGGGCTTGGGGGAGGGCGTGCGCTGCGGAAAGCTGGGCGCGTCCACTGCTGCTCCGGGGCGGgcgaggggaggcagggcagaggTGAGGCgccaggaggggtggggagcTCTGGGCCGGCCCAGGCGGAGGGCACGGTGTGCGCGCGCGTGCCCCGCGTTGAAATGCCCGGCACGTCGGGGCCGCAGGCCAGAGCCCAGGGCGCCAGCCGAGCCTCCCGGTGTCCTGCTCCGGCGGCCGCGGTCATGACGGAGAACTCGGACAAAGTGCCCATCGCCCTGGTGGGGCCCGACGACGTCGAGTTTTGCAGCCCCCCGGTGAGTACCGCTCGGGGGCCCCCAGGCCTGCGGGGGCCCGGACTCCGCCGCCCCGGGTCTACGATTTGCACCGAGCTTGGGAGGTGGGAGCCAATTCGGGCGCCCAGATGTGGGCTTGGGGTGGCGCCCCACGCGGGTGCGGGTGCAGAGGCCGGGGCATCCCCAGATGCGCGCGAAGAGGACGGTGGGCAGGGAGCGAGAAGGGGGCGTCGAGGGGGGAAGACATGGCAGACCCGCGGGGCGGCGACCTTGAACCGCGAAGAGTCTGCTCAGCGCCCATCCAGGCCTGAGGACCAGGGACCCGCGGCGAGGGGAGCGCGGAGAAACGGGGCGCCCGGAGGAGCCCGGGGCGCTGTTCCCCATTCCCACCCGCGCCCCGATGCCGCGGTCGCTGCGCGCAGCCTTGACGCGTCCTCTCCCGGCCGCCCGCAGGCGTACGCCGCCGTGACCGTGAAGCCCTCCAGCCCCGCGCGGCTGCTCAAGGTCGGAGCCGTGGTCCTCATTTCGGGGGCGGTGCTGCTGCTCCTGGGGGCCATCGGGGCCTTCTACTTCTGGAAGGGGAGCGACAATCACGTAAGTCCGGAGGCGCACGGGGCGGCCGGGGCCCCTGGATCACTCGCGTGTCCCCCCGCGCGGGGGCCTCAGCAGATGCTGTcccctcgggggcctcccgggcaCCTCGGTCCCTTCTTCCATCCAACTCCACGACGTGGCTTCCCACTGACAGGCAACTTTGCAGAAAAGCCAGTCTGGGCTTCAAAAGCTGTGTAGCCGGGGGATACAGTGGAGGGTTTCAGGGAAGTCCTTCGCAGGGAAGGCGCATCGCAGCCTGGCGCCTCCACTAAGCAGCTGAGGGACCACCTAAGGCACGGCCCTTCTGGCCTCGCCTTACTCACCCTTAGGAAGAAATGAAACTATGGCCTCTGCCAGCTGAGAAAAGCTGTGAATTGAAGAATCTGGGACAAAGGTAGCGGAGGAACATTCAGACCTAATAAGGGGATGAACCTGACCTCCCACTAGcgtcctctttttctctctcgctccctccttttctctcctctctctctcttttctctctcctctcactcCTCATGCTTTAATTTGCCCTACTCTCTCgctgtaaggggaaaaaaatctaacttCCTTAAAGATAGCcaatatctttaaaaatcatttctggCCTGGTCACACGTGACTTAATGGTCAATGTTTTACTAACTCCCGCCCTACTTTCTATGAACGCCACTCTTTATGTTAAAGCTCGCTTGGCTCTCAAGGAATATAAAAAGTGCTTCTGACCCGAATGGGCAAGATTCCAGGGTGTTCATTAAATACTCGGAATTTTGTTCACTTATCTAAAGGAGGAGGAGCATTTTATCTTGATGACCATTGCCAGGCCTGGTGTAAGCTGATTTcaactaatggaaaagaattcccTCTCCAGGGTGCACACAAAGGGCTGTTTCTTAATCACTCCCCTCAGAGAAGCCGTGACTGctgttttcccctttctctcccaCCATGAAATTCAAAGCATGAGCGAATTCCAGTACTTAGAGAAAATGGTGCTGAAAGCAATTCAACCATtttacacaccacatcttctgcAGCCACTgcataatttgtatttttaactcAAATGCCTAATGTAGATAAGCATGCCATTTAGCAGAGTCTGTTTTAGAGACTATATCAAATTTACAAGCATCAATTTGTACGATCAGAATTGCACAGTGTTTTATGTGTATTTGAAAAGTGCCTTAatgtatttgtgtattttaaatatagaagccGGGCCAGATGCTCATATTTGAAAGCAGCATATCTGAACATTTCTGTATCTCCATCTCCATTAATAGCAGGGTTTAGACTGTCACCCCTTGGGAAATGTAAATGCTATCTTTTAGATGACAAAACTTCCATGGTATGAGTCCTTTGGGGACAAAAatagctttgctttttttttttttttttggtaaagattTGGGTcatgatatatatttaaatgggTACCGTTTGGCATTTAATTATTCAAGGCAAACAGGGTTAACTGACAAGCTTCTAGAAAGAGAGATTGAAAGATCATCCAAAATGAGTAGGGCCTCCTTTTATCATAACTTTTACTTCACTGCAAGATGGTGGGTTGTCTGGTTCGAGAGAGTGgtattaaattctaaaaatacaGAGGAAGAGTGAATCACGTTTTATTGCCAACAATACAAGTTACTGCTGTCTCTTCTGCAGGTAGGAGAATGAAGAAAATGGTGGtagggtttttgtgtgtgtgtgttgtgttttttttcaaCTCCCAAAATATTCCATGCTGATCCATATTACTTAAGTCTGAAAAACAAATCACAAAATACTAAGTAGAGTAAATTTGGTACCATCTACGCATAGCATATGCACAGGTCTGCTGAATTCAAATCTAAATGGCCCGAACGAAACATAATCAGAGAAGGTCAGTCTCTGTCCAACAGACAGAGATATCCACAGCCAGTGCAGCACCCACTCTTTGGAGATTACCCATGCCTCTGTCCCTCTGTATTGGTTTATAGAGGAGAAGCAGCAGTAATTCACCTCCTGTGCCTTTCATGTGGATAAATCCCCTTAGGACAGGTTTACTGGAAATCAGCTAGAGGACTCTGAAGCACTGAAGTGTTAATAATGAGGGGACAAGTGACTGGGCTCAAATATTGAGGTCATGTTTCATCCACATTATTGTCAATGGAACAAGGCATTGAAATATGGGAAATTCCCACCAATATGAGATAACTGACAACCCAAGAGCCTGGGATGAGGGGATGAGATCATTGCTTGGGGCCTTTATTCTCAGCCTGATTTTTTGAGACGTTGGTCCCAAACATGATGTAATTATCTTATGAACCCAGGCTGTATTAGAAACTCATTAGCAAATCTCCTTGGCTGTAAAAGGCACCATATTGAGCAGAATTTTGGCACATAATAAACTTTCTTTGTGCTTGAATAGAAATAGCCTTAGGTGCTAACAGCTCCATCAGTTTAGAGCAGATATTGTGATTACTGCTTCACCAACCCAGCCTTCTCCTGAGCTTGGGGCTCAGTACTCTTTACCAGTCTCCAACCCCAGGCACTTCAGGAAGACACAAACCCCCTCTGCTGCTCTGGGGCAAGCAGGGGCTGCAGCTCCATTAAAAGGATGCAATACCCAGGCCTGGTTAGGTAGGGTGTTTTGTTGAGGGGGAAGGTGGAGAAGGGTGATGATGGAAGAAAGTCAAGTTAGACGCACAAGCCACTGTTCCAGTGTTACGATCTTGTCTCCTTaagattttctaagaatttggAAATAGTTCATTTCTTAAATCCAGGATCACTTTAGTAGTAAAAAGTTTATGtgcaaggcttaaaaaaaaaaaaaaaaaagagcctcttATCTCCTGAGTAAAGGACGGACACTTGTGGCAGCAGAAACTCACACACGCATTGTCCGCCTCGCACGCCTTAACAGCCAaaattaactcagatgaacaGTGGCTGCTCAGAGAGCGCAGGGGCCAAACAGAGCCCGCTTTCTGAGCCTCACCTGCAGGGAGCCCTGGCTCAGCCAAAGAAAACAGGTTTCCCCAAACAGGCTGATGGTGAGCACCACCAGGGTGCAAAGTGAAAAGAGATTGGTGGGCTCCGCTCCCACGCCCCTAAACCAGAACCCCTGGAAGTGGCTGTCATGATCAGCTGAGCTGGGGAGACAGTGTCCTGCAGGAAGTGAAGTTCATCAGAAGGAGGGGAGGACCTGTGCTCAGAGGTGGTGAATGCCGGGATTTTCTACCCGGGTAGAAAAATGCCTACAAGGGTACCAGCTACCGTTTCTACATCTCTGCTGATAAAACAACGCTTTGTGGGTCTTGCAATAATGAGTTTTCTATAAGTAATGATCCAATAACGACAGATACTTTCCCCAGGGTTTGTCCATGGGGGCAGTCAGCTATTTCTCATAACTGACTTGAATTGAATTTTTCAAGTCCGAAAAATCTGACTTGAATTGAATTTGAGCTCTTTGCAGTTCTGACCTAGGGACCTGACACTAAGTAGCTAATGGCCCTCATCAGTTCCCACTTCTTCTACTTTGAAGAGTGTATATCTTATACAACACATAAGAGATACATTATGTACCATATATGGGCCTccttggaggctcagatggtaaagaatctgcctgcaatgcaggacacctgggttcagtccctaggtggggaagatcctcttgagaaggacatggcaacccactccagtactcttgcctggagaatcccatggacagaggagcctggcgggctacagttcatgcggttgagagagtcagacacaacttagccactaaaccagaTATCATACATAAGACatagtgtgttagtcactgagtcatgtccagctctttatggccccatagactgtagcccaccaggctcctctgtccatgggattctccaggcaagagtaccggagtgggttgccatgtccttctccagaagacataaatatatacatatatatgcttctaagtcagaaaatggaagaaaagagaagagcagCTCACCTCCTACCCCACAGCACAGAGAAGGTTCTTGCAGAGCAGCAGTACGCTGGTCAGGAGCAGCGTGTAAATCACTTTTTTAAATCAGGGTCCTAACCAGATGTCTAAACTAAGAGAGCCCCGTTGAggacctccctggcggtccagtggctaagacaccatggTCCCAAAACAggaggcccaagtttgatcctggtcagggaactagatcccacacgcctcaatGAACATTGAGGATCCTGAGTGTCACAACTTATTTGGCacaaccaaagaaataaataaatatttttttaagagagagtAAGAGAGCCCTTTGGATCCTGTAATTCAGTGGTCCACTGTAAAAAGGGTTTTTCGAATGGCAGGATTTTAAACAAGATGTTACTCAGAAAGGCAACATGTGAAACAGATCAGAAGCAAAGCTGCTCTGGTCAAATTGCAGATGAACCACTGGTGGGAGGGACTCAGATAAAGGAACCTCACAGTCTGTGAACCTGCTCTGGGCTACCTCTGTGACACCCTGGAGCTCTGATGACATAAATGAAAATCCCCTTTGAGGTTCCCACTTCATTATTCGGCATTCAAGGCAACTCCCAAGAGGCAGAGCTAAATGGTGTAGCCAGCTGTTTTTCTGATTCCTGGCCCAGTGCTCCTGCACAATGCCAaaactctccccctccccccacacatcTCGTAACAACGCCTTATGACACGTTATGTCTGTCCCACAGCATCATTAATAGGGGTCCCTCTTATTTTGAGCGAAGGCAGACATACACGTTGACCTTGCTCTCTGTAATGTGGCTGTATCTCAGGCATACCCTAGTCCTGTCCACAGTCCTTACTGTATACCACCCTCCATGCCAAGTCTTGactgaaggattttttaaaataccttcaCATTGAGGTGCCACTGCAGATTTGTTTGGTTAACAGCCCAGGGAACCCTCTGCCTCTTCAACGTCCATTTATCCATCAACAGATCTCAACTCTGGCTGCAGAGTAGAATCGACCTTTAGAGAAAGAAAGATCTGTGCTCAAGCCACATCCCCACAGGTTGTGATTTGATCCATCCTGTGGAGGCAACCCTGGTGTGATAGCTGAAGATTCTCCTTAGATGTGTCTATGTGCCGCCAGGATTGCAAACCACTGAGCTCTTCAGATTAGTATCAGAGACGATCAAAGCCTTTACGTTCAAGATATTGTTTAAGAAATCATTGTATTAAGTGATTGGTGGATGAATGAAGTCCTCCCAGATAAATGTCTTACTATTAAGGATGATTCAGTGTATCTCTGAGACACAGGAATGCtaatttatataaacataagCCCTGAATTGCTCTAAGAGGAAAACATCACTAATTCTGGTGTTCACTTCCAGATTTACAATGTCCATTATACCATGAGTATCAATGGGAAATTACAAGATGGGTCAATGGAAATAGATGCTGGGAACAACCTGGAGACCTTTAAAATGGGAAGTGGAGCTGAAGAAGCGGTTGAAGTTAATGATTTCCAGAATGTAAGTATATTTCATGCATTTAGGAAGTTTAACTAGGCAAGCCTGGGAGATGCCTATTCAGGGAGAAGGCAAGCCCCTCACATACACCAAATGGGAACTGCTTTTTATGGCAGTAATGGTGCCGCTAACCTCCTTGAACCATGTTGCCTGTTCTCTCTGAGAAAGGATCACTGTCTGTCCttgacattttcaaaatgaaaaaacaatacCTTAGCACTGAAAAAAACAAGTTCTTGGAGCTATCAAAAGTCTTGGCAGAAAGACTTGCAAGAGCTATTTTTCTCTAAGCAGCCTTCTTAACACAGTGAATAAAATGCCCAAGGTCTCCCAGAATGTGGCAAGATCTAAAACTGGCAGTTATCGAGAGGAGGGAAACTTTAATGACCTAATAATCTAATCAACAGCAGGTGGGATCTATTTACACACGTCTCAGTGCTCCAGATTTCCCGTTTAATCCAGAAAATGAGCATGGAGAAATTCGCCTAGTGTATCATCTGCTGTTTGAACAGAGCCCATTACAGATGAAACATTCACGTCTCCTTTGCAAAGGACACAcatgtttgttttcaaaaattcAATTTACAGACAGTTGGAGACATCAAGCCATGCATGGATGCTCAGTGGACATCTGTGAACGCAAGTGTCACTCCAGGCCTCCTCTCTGGCTGGCCACCataaatatctcatcctctttcttgTTCTAGGAAGAGAAAGAGGCATCACTGTTTGTGCTCTCCTGTTAAATCTATAGATGGAGTAGGTGAGACTTCCTCATGAAAAAAGGCTcttaaaaataatgtctcttctgATAGTTTATTGGCCTACAAACATCTCACCGACTTGTCTTCCTCTGATTGATGAGAAAAACTAGAGATGCTTTTCATTTGAATGAAAGAACTCCCCTTGTTGATACCCAAACACACTTCACAAGCCCTTTTGAATATCAAACAGAAGCTAACCTTAGAGCTCGGCTGATATTAGACATTATTTGGTGATGACAAGGGCTGGCTATGTTTGGCGTGGGCTCTGCCCTGGGGACAGGCTCTGCAGTCCTGTGTGTGCCCAGCTCCATTtcgtttggtcatagctttgcaAATGGTTCTGGTCGAGTCCCAGAGATAATTTCTCTAGACCTATTAAAGGCTTTTACTGCAAGACCCAGGACAAGGTAAAAGGCGTTTTTTTCTTTGCACTGCtcaatataaaatcataaaatgtgacTCCCACACATACATCTTTCATTCAATCCAGAACAAAATTGAATACGCAGGATATGCTGCAATATCAAGATATGCGAAGGTAGCTATGCAGATAAATAAGAAAAGATCCATCTCGCTCAACATGTGTATATATCAGGaatgtccttttaaaatatttaatcccaaacgtatatttctgttttataaacctTTGGTTCTAATAATGGTATTGATTGTGTTTTGTTCTTAGAGGCCAATGGGgccacaaatattttataaactgatCAATTCTCTTTGATAGCTTCCACATTTCTCTAAGTCAGAACTGGTGAGCAGAACATTTTTTTGATGGATAGAACCTGTTATGGGTTTAAATAAGCCTGGACTTCTGAAaacacatgaatcagccactgtGGTACTTTCTCCTGTATTACAAACCGTCAGTCAAATTCAGGAAGCGTGTGCGGGAGCTGACTATCTATGCGCAAGGGATGGTGTGAAGCACAGAGTATGCAGAGACGACTGACACTTGTCCCCTCTCCCAAGGACATTAGGAGGTGGGCATCCACAGAGAAGTGGCTTCGGGTCAGGCTGGGAAGCAGCTATGAACAGAGCTGGGGGGGCCTCGTGGAGGAGACCATCGCTGCCCGTGAGGGGGTGGAGCAGGTTTTGCAGAGGTGGCAATGAAGCCAAATCCAGCCTCTGAGCTCTTAACACTGAATTAATATTCAGAGACAGAGTTCTGAGTGAAGTAGCAAAGGGAAGCTGCtcgctttgccaggcaaaggggaccACAGTGgactaatgccctcaaaactgtgtgtcccaacctGGAGGGGCTAGTGAGA
Encoded here:
- the CNMD gene encoding leukocyte cell-derived chemotaxin 1 isoform X2; its protein translation is MSWGRGAQHPWIPPSPPPCHTQTHEGLGGGRALRKAGRVHCCSGAGEGRQGRGEAPGGVGSSGPAQAEGTVCARVPRVEMPGTSGPQARAQGASRASRCPAPAAAVMTENSDKVPIALVGPDDVEFCSPPAYAAVTVKPSSPARLLKVGAVVLISGAVLLLLGAIGAFYFWKGSDNHIYNVHYTMSINGKLQDGSMEIDAGNNLETFKMGSGAEEAVEVNDFQNGITGIRFAGGEKCYIKAQVKARIPEVDTMTKQSISSELEGKIMPVKYEENSLIWVAGDQPLKDNSFLSSKVLELCGDLPIFWLKPTYPKEIQRERRELVRKIVTTTTTRRLRSGPRGTPGPERPNNGTRPSIQEDAEPFNPDNPYHQEGESMTFDPRLDHEGICCIECRRSYTHCQKICEPLGGYHPWPYNYQGCRSACRVIMPCSWWVARILGMV
- the CNMD gene encoding leukocyte cell-derived chemotaxin 1 isoform X1, with the translated sequence MSWGRGAQHPWIPPSPPPCHTQTHEGLGGGRALRKAGRVHCCSGAGEGRQGRGEAPGGVGSSGPAQAEGTVCARVPRVEMPGTSGPQARAQGASRASRCPAPAAAVMTENSDKVPIALVGPDDVEFCSPPAYAAVTVKPSSPARLLKVGAVVLISGAVLLLLGAIGAFYFWKGSDNHIYNVHYTMSINGKLQDGSMEIDAGNNLETFKMGSGAEEAVEVNDFQNGITGIRFAGGEKCYIKAQVKARIPEVDTMTKQSISSELEGKIMPVKYEENSLIWVAGDQPLKDNSFLSSKVLELCGDLPIFWLKPTYPKEIQRERRELVRKIVTTTTTRRLRSGPRGTPGPERPNNGTRPSIQEDAEPFNPDNPYHQQEGESMTFDPRLDHEGICCIECRRSYTHCQKICEPLGGYHPWPYNYQGCRSACRVIMPCSWWVARILGMV